TGCTCGGCGGATCGTGGTCGCCGAACGCGTCGCGCACGACCTCCCACGCGGCGACGAGTTCGGCCTGGCTCGTCGTCGCGACGAGCACGCGCGTGCTGATGACGTCGTGCAGCGTCGCGCTGGCTGCTGCCAGCGCCCGCGTCAGCGTCTCGACGCACGCGGCCGCCTGGCCGGCGACGTCGCCGACCGCGGCCGTCGAGCCGTCGTCGCGCAGCGGGCACGCGCCGGCGAGGAAGACGAGCCGCGCCTCCTTCGGCGCCGTCGCGGCGTACGCGTACTCGGCGACGTCGGACAACGTGGACGCGCGGATGAGCTGGACGGCGCTGGGCATGCCCCGATGGTGCCAGCGCCGGCTGCGATCAGGCTCGATCCGAGCCCACCGCGATGGTGAGCACCGCGGCCACGACGACGTCGAGCGGCTGCGTCGCGTCGATCTCGTGCGTCGCGCCGGCGCGCAGCAGCGGCTCGACCTCGGCGAGGTCGCGCAGCACCTGCGCGCGCTCGTCGGCGTGCTTGCCGAAGTCGTTCGTCGTGCGGGTGCGCAGGCGCTCGAGGATGACGTCGGCGGGCGCGGACAGCAGCACGATCGCGTCGAAGCGGTCGTACAGTGCGCCCTGGTTCGCGACCGTGCCCTGCACGACGAGGGGCTGCGAGCGGGGCTGGTCGAGCAGCGCGCGGATGCGGTCGAGTCGCCAGAGCGGCTCGCCGTCGACCGTCTCGATCCAGGCCCCATCGGGGCCGGGCTCGTCGGTGTCGACGGCGTCGCACCCCAGCCCGGCGAGCGCGCGGAGCACCGTGGACTTGCCGGTCGCCGACATGCCCGTGACGAGGGTCGTGCGGTGCGTCATCGCTGTGGGCATGCGTCGAGGGTAGGGGCCGCGCCTGCACATGGCGCGCCGTGACGCTGAGCGGGCCGCCGAGGGAAGAAACCCCTCGGCGGCCCGCTCAGCGTCGCATCGTGGCGGCGATCAGGCGCAGCCGTCGGGGCCGCACACCTCGCCGTCGGCGGCGCCGACGGTCTGCAGCGGGTGGGCCTGGGTGAGGGCGTTGAGGAAGACCTCGGTCGGCTGGGCGCCCGAGACGCCGTACTTGCGGTCGAGCACGACCATCGGCACGCCTTGGATGCCGAGCGCGCGCGCCTCGGCGATGTCCTGCTGCACCGCGGGGATGCGCGAGCCGGAGCTGAGCTCCTGCTTGATCGCATCCGCAGGCACGCCCTCGGCCGACGCGACGCACTCGAGCATCTTCTCGTCGCCGATGTCGCGGCCCTGCTCGAAGTGGGCGGCGAGCAGCGCCTCCTTCACCTCGGACTGCACGCCGTGCTCCTTCGCGAGGTGCAGGATCTGGTGCGCCTTCATGCTGTTGGCGACGACGAGCGCCTCGAAGTCGTAGGCGAGGCCGACGGTGCGCGCCTGCTGCGTCACGTGGGCGAACATCTGCTCGGCCTGCTCCACGGCGATGCCCTTGCGGCTCGCGAGGTACTCGGCCTCGGTGCCGTCGTAGTGCTCGGGCAGCGTCGGGTCGAGCTGGTACGACTTGTACGACACCTCGACGTCATCCCGGTGCGGGAACTGCGCGAGCGCCTCCTCGAAGCGGCGCTTGCCGATGTAGCACCACGGGCACGCGATGTCGGACCAGATCTCAACCTGCATGTCGTCAGTCAACAGGGGTCAACCTGTGAGCATTCCTCGCGATTCCGTGTCGCAACACGGGTTGCGCCCGCTGGCGCCGGACCGGAGCTTCGCACGCGCGTCTGCATGCGCGCGGTGCCGCCGGTAGGCTCGACCCTCGTGGCACTCACGATCGGCATCGTCGGACTCCCCAACGTGGGCAAGTCGACCCTCTTCAACGCACTGACCAAGAACCAGGTGCTCGCCGCGAACTACCCGTTCGCGACGATCGAGCCCAACGTCGGCGTCGTCGAGCTGCCGGATGCGCGCCTCGACCGGCTCGCCGAGATCCACGGATCCGCGAAGATCCTGCCCGCCACGGTGTCGTTCGTCGACATCGCCGGCATCGTGCAGGGCGCGTCGGAGGGCGAGGGCCTCGGCAACCAGTTCCTCGCGAACATCCGCGAGGCCGACGCGATCGCGCAGGTCGTGCGCGGCTTCGCCGACGGCGACGTCGTGCACGTGGCGGGCGCCGTGAACCCGGCGAGCGACCTCGAGACGATCAACACCGAGCTGGCGCTCGCCGACATGCAGACCCTCGAGAAGGCGATCACGCGTCTCGAGAAGGAGGTGCGCGGCAAGAAGGCCGACCCGGCCGTGCTCGCTGCGGCTGAGGCAGCGAAGGCTGCGCTGGATGCGGGCACGCTGCTGTCGGCGGCCGACGTCGATCTGACGCTGCTCAAGGAGTTCGGCCTCATGACGGCCAAGCCCATGCTCTTCGTCTTCAACGTCGACGAGGCCGTGCTCACCGACGACGCGCGCAAGGCCGAGCTGGCCGCGCTCGTCGCGCCGGCGACGGCCGTCTTCCTCGACGCGAAGGTCGAGTCGGAGCTCGTCGACCTCGAGCCCGACGAGGCGCTCGAGCTGCTGCAGTCGCTCGGCCAGGACGAGTCGGGCCTCGACCAGCTCGCCCGCATCGGCTTCGACACGCTCGGCCTGCAGACCTACCTCACGGCGGGTCCGAAGGAGTCGCGCGCCTGGACGATCCGCAAGGGATGGACCGCCCCGCAGGCGGCCGGCGTCATCCACACGGACTTCGAGAAGGGCTTCATCAAGGCCGAGGTCGTGTCGTTCGACGACCTGGATGCGGCCGGCACGATGGCCGACGCGAAGGCCAAGGGCCGCGTGCGCATCGAGGGCAAGGACTACACGATGGTCGACGGCGACGTGGTGGAGTTCCGCTTCAACGTGTGAGGTTCGTGCGGCGTCGCCTCACGCCCACCCGTGCTCTCCCGCACCACGAGCGACGGCACGAGATCGACGCGGCGCACCGCCGCCCCCGTGCCGGCGATCGCGCCGAGCAGCAGGTCGAGCGCTGCGCGGCCCGTCTCCTCGAGCGGCTGGCGGATGGTCGTGAGGCCCATTCCCGCGGCGAGCGGGCCGTCGTCGTAGCCGACGATCGCGACGTCGTCGGGCACCGACAGCCCCCGCGCTGAGAGGCCCCGGTACGCGCGTGCCGCGAACTCGTCGTGGTTCGCGACGATCGCCGTCGGCGCGCGTGACCCCCGCAGCGCGTCCAGCAGCACGGGCGTGGGATCGGCGGCCGGGTCGCAGCGCACGACCTCGACGTCGACGTGCTCCGACAGCCCGCGGATGCGCAGCATCCCAGCCGAGATGTAGTCCTCCGAGCGCTGCGGCTCGCCGAGGAACAGCACGCGCTCGTGCCCGCGCTCGCTCAGGTGCGCGCCAGCGAGGCGTCCGCCCTCCTCGTCGTCCACGAGCACGACCGGCACGTCGTCGCCCACCGGGCGGGCGCGCAGCACGTCGATGAGCACGAGCGGCAGCGCCGCCTCGCGGCTCGCGCGCAGCGCGGCGCTG
The sequence above is a segment of the Agrococcus jejuensis genome. Coding sequences within it:
- a CDS encoding Rid family hydrolase; translation: MPSAVQLIRASTLSDVAEYAYAATAPKEARLVFLAGACPLRDDGSTAAVGDVAGQAAACVETLTRALAAASATLHDVISTRVLVATTSQAELVAAWEVVRDAFGDHDPPSTLLGVTVLGYDDQLVEIEAVAAVVD
- a CDS encoding LacI family DNA-binding transcriptional regulator, with the translated sequence MSKVTIYTVAEKAGVSISTVSLAINAPHRVSDATRARVVAAAGALGYRTGGRDRTGPTAGTRVAVAAPFSSYATYFRRFSGMLVRARETAIDLTAHDLDSAASAAAPLLDALPARRGIDGLIVMGVPLGSAALRASREAALPLVLIDVLRARPVGDDVPVVLVDDEEGGRLAGAHLSERGHERVLFLGEPQRSEDYISAGMLRIRGLSEHVDVEVVRCDPAADPTPVLLDALRGSRAPTAIVANHDEFAARAYRGLSARGLSVPDDVAIVGYDDGPLAAGMGLTTIRQPLEETGRAALDLLLGAIAGTGAAVRRVDLVPSLVVRESTGGREATPHEPHTLKRNSTTSPSTIV
- the ychF gene encoding redox-regulated ATPase YchF; its protein translation is MALTIGIVGLPNVGKSTLFNALTKNQVLAANYPFATIEPNVGVVELPDARLDRLAEIHGSAKILPATVSFVDIAGIVQGASEGEGLGNQFLANIREADAIAQVVRGFADGDVVHVAGAVNPASDLETINTELALADMQTLEKAITRLEKEVRGKKADPAVLAAAEAAKAALDAGTLLSAADVDLTLLKEFGLMTAKPMLFVFNVDEAVLTDDARKAELAALVAPATAVFLDAKVESELVDLEPDEALELLQSLGQDESGLDQLARIGFDTLGLQTYLTAGPKESRAWTIRKGWTAPQAAGVIHTDFEKGFIKAEVVSFDDLDAAGTMADAKAKGRVRIEGKDYTMVDGDVVEFRFNV
- a CDS encoding DsbA family oxidoreductase, with amino-acid sequence MQVEIWSDIACPWCYIGKRRFEEALAQFPHRDDVEVSYKSYQLDPTLPEHYDGTEAEYLASRKGIAVEQAEQMFAHVTQQARTVGLAYDFEALVVANSMKAHQILHLAKEHGVQSEVKEALLAAHFEQGRDIGDEKMLECVASAEGVPADAIKQELSSGSRIPAVQQDIAEARALGIQGVPMVVLDRKYGVSGAQPTEVFLNALTQAHPLQTVGAADGEVCGPDGCA
- a CDS encoding AAA family ATPase; its protein translation is MPTAMTHRTTLVTGMSATGKSTVLRALAGLGCDAVDTDEPGPDGAWIETVDGEPLWRLDRIRALLDQPRSQPLVVQGTVANQGALYDRFDAIVLLSAPADVILERLRTRTTNDFGKHADERAQVLRDLAEVEPLLRAGATHEIDATQPLDVVVAAVLTIAVGSDRA